A genomic region of Antennarius striatus isolate MH-2024 chromosome 4, ASM4005453v1, whole genome shotgun sequence contains the following coding sequences:
- the LOC137594203 gene encoding uncharacterized protein isoform X1, producing MNIPVIDFGAYSLDEEEVPEEPMHDLRQQFKTALTEVGFVFLKNTGITQEEMDRVLDVSLKFFQQPDELKRPFSWKNFGYTNHGWVFPEEERLSPLRPPDLKEAFNIVFLQPDIKWPQGEFREVLTSFFHRSKELSLRVLTVMAHSLGLDPEVFLSAHQSVGMKNNATALRTLYYPPVGQEVKEGQMRCGEHSDYGTISLLFHNNEGLQSLVPVQVRARSGEYIDVPVSPGYILINIADLMQRWTNDQFTSALHRVLLPPTGDSNTRQSVVFFLNPDDEALITCLDGSNKYPPVTGRAYLMKRIQATLD from the exons ATGAACATCCCAGTGATCGACTTTGGCGCCTACAGCCTGGATGAAGAAGAAGTTCCTGAGGAGCCGATGCACGACTTGAGGCAACAGTTTAAAACAGCTTTAACAGaagttggttttgtttttctgaagaaCACTGGGATCACTCAGGAGGAG ATGGATCGTGTTTTGGACGTTTCACTGAAATTCTTCCAGCAGCCTGATGAACTGAAACGACCTTTCAGCTGGAAAAACTTTGGCTACACTAATCACGGCTGGGTTTTTCCTGAGGAGGAGAG GTTGAGTCCCCTTCGACCCCCAGACCTGAAGGAGGCTTTCAACATTGTCTTTCTACAGCCTGACATT AAATGGCCACAGGGAGAGTTCCGGGAGGTCCTGACGTCTTTCTTCCATCGTAGTAAAGAGCTCAGTCTGCGGGTTCTAACAGTGATGGCCCACAGTCTGGGCCTGGACCCCGAGGTGTTCCTCAGCGCCCATCAATCAGTGGGAA TGAAGAATAACGCCACTGCCCTGCGAACTCTGTACTACCCTCCGGTGGGGCAGGAAGTGAAGGAGGGTCAGATGCGGTGTGGAGAGCATTCGGACTACGGCACCATCTCGCTGTTGTTCCACAATAATGAAGGTCTGCAG AGTCTGGTTCCTGTCCAGGTTCGGGCTCGTTCAGGTGAATATATTGATGTTCCTGTCAGCCCTGGATACATCCTCATCAATATCGCTGACCTGATGCAGCGCTGGACCAACGATCAATTCACCTCTGCA CTCCACAGAGTtctgctgccccctactggaGACTCCAACACACGGCAGTCTGTGGTCTTCTTCCTCAATCCGGATGATGAAGCTCTGATCACCTGTCTGGACGGCTCGAACAAATACCCTCCAGTCACAGGACGAGCCTATCTCATGAAACGCATACAAGCCACCTTAGACTGA
- the LOC137594203 gene encoding uncharacterized protein isoform X2 — MNIPVIDFGAYSLDEEEVPEEPMHDLRQQFKTALTEVGFVFLKNTGITQEEMDRVLDVSLKFFQQPDELKRPFSWKNFGYTNHGWVFPEEERLSPLRPPDLKEAFNIVFLQPDIKWPQGEFREVLTSFFHRSKELSLRVLTVMAHSLGLDPEVFLSAHQSVGMKNNATALRTLYYPPVGQEVKEGQMRCGEHSDYGTISLLFHNNEGLQVRARSGEYIDVPVSPGYILINIADLMQRWTNDQFTSALHRVLLPPTGDSNTRQSVVFFLNPDDEALITCLDGSNKYPPVTGRAYLMKRIQATLD, encoded by the exons ATGAACATCCCAGTGATCGACTTTGGCGCCTACAGCCTGGATGAAGAAGAAGTTCCTGAGGAGCCGATGCACGACTTGAGGCAACAGTTTAAAACAGCTTTAACAGaagttggttttgtttttctgaagaaCACTGGGATCACTCAGGAGGAG ATGGATCGTGTTTTGGACGTTTCACTGAAATTCTTCCAGCAGCCTGATGAACTGAAACGACCTTTCAGCTGGAAAAACTTTGGCTACACTAATCACGGCTGGGTTTTTCCTGAGGAGGAGAG GTTGAGTCCCCTTCGACCCCCAGACCTGAAGGAGGCTTTCAACATTGTCTTTCTACAGCCTGACATT AAATGGCCACAGGGAGAGTTCCGGGAGGTCCTGACGTCTTTCTTCCATCGTAGTAAAGAGCTCAGTCTGCGGGTTCTAACAGTGATGGCCCACAGTCTGGGCCTGGACCCCGAGGTGTTCCTCAGCGCCCATCAATCAGTGGGAA TGAAGAATAACGCCACTGCCCTGCGAACTCTGTACTACCCTCCGGTGGGGCAGGAAGTGAAGGAGGGTCAGATGCGGTGTGGAGAGCATTCGGACTACGGCACCATCTCGCTGTTGTTCCACAATAATGAAGGTCTGCAG GTTCGGGCTCGTTCAGGTGAATATATTGATGTTCCTGTCAGCCCTGGATACATCCTCATCAATATCGCTGACCTGATGCAGCGCTGGACCAACGATCAATTCACCTCTGCA CTCCACAGAGTtctgctgccccctactggaGACTCCAACACACGGCAGTCTGTGGTCTTCTTCCTCAATCCGGATGATGAAGCTCTGATCACCTGTCTGGACGGCTCGAACAAATACCCTCCAGTCACAGGACGAGCCTATCTCATGAAACGCATACAAGCCACCTTAGACTGA